CTTTTGAATTTGCTCCCGGTCTCTTAAAAAAAGCCGCTGAAAGGCGCGAAGATAGAAAACGTTCTCTTACTTTAAGAATGGGCCAGCGGCAAATTGATTTAGCTAAAGTTATTGCTAAATACAGAGGGCTTGGTTACCAGACTCTGATGAGAATATGGGTGATTGAAGGAATCCGCCAGGAGATTAAAACGCATCCGGAAATAGGAAAACTTCTTGCTGTAAAATAGGCGGCTGAGTACGGCGGGCGGGCGGTGGAAACTAAGACCGCCTTAACTAAAAGGAAGCAGGTCAGATTTCAGGATTTCAGAGGGATTTCAGGGACGTTCACTAATCTATCCTTGCTTGTCTCGGCATCCCTAAATGTTATACTTTTTTTAACCTTATGTCATTATGTCAATTAAATAATACTTTGATTTCTGAGAAGTAAGTGCATATTTTCAATCGGTCGAATTATTAAAACTGTAAAGCAACTGTTGTTTGTAGAAAAAATGACATCTTACTCAAACCGATCCGGAATATTTTCAGACGACCAAAAATAGATGATAAAAAGCCTTGTAATGGTCCTTCCAGGGCTGTTTGGGCCTTGGCCCACCTTTTTATGTTACAAGCTATCAGTTTGCAGGCTACCGCAAAGCATACTTTCCTGAGTTTCCCACTTTTGAAGATAAAAAATAAAGATGTTGATTTGAGGCGGTTTTTCGTGTAAAAAAGTAGGGTGAAACCGCACTACCTAAAAATAAGGAGGGTGAAAACCCATTCTGGAAGCACAGCTATTCAAGTTGGTTTTTATAAGGGGAAAAGATTTAAGTTAGCAAAACACATCGGTTCTTCTAAAGAAGAAGGGAAGATATGTGAATTAATCCGCATTGCGGAGGAATATGTCCATTTCCACAATCCCCAATTAGAATTTAATTTTAATCCACAATCAGAAGAGATTCTTTTTAAACGCGGCATAAAAATTACGGAAAGTTATCTCTGGGAGGCTTACGAATATTTAAATCAAGTATACAGAAAAATTGGGTTTAATAAAATTGACAATTCCGTCCTCAAAGATTTTGCAATTATCCGTGTTTTAGAACCTGCTTCAAAGTCAAAGTCCATAGAGCTTCTCCAAAAATACTTTGGCATCAGGCTTAAAAAGACAACAGCATTCAGAGAGCTTTTGAAATTACAATGCTTGAAAGAAAATGTGGAAGATATTGCCGTAAAATATGCAAAAGAGAATCTTGGATTTGATTTTACGCTTGTTTTTTATGATGTTACAACCCTTTATTTTGAAACTCATACCGAAGACGATTTTCGGAAAACAGGTTTTTCAAAAGACAATAAAATAAATCAGCCTCAGATATTAATCGGCCTTGTTGTTAATGAAGCTGGGTTTCCTATTTATTACGATATTTTTAAAGGAAATACTGTTTTATACGAATACTCGACAAAACGGGCCAAGAAGGATAAATCTGACAATGATAAACAATTAAAAAAGGCTGAATATTACTTAAAAAATCCATCAAAGGCTATGAAACGATCGAAATTTTTGACAAGTGCGGACAAAAATGCTTTTAAGCTGAATGAAACAATTATTGAAAAGCACCGACTGCTTGAAGGAATTAAAGGCTATAAAACCAACATTGAAAATTTAAGCTGGGAGCTTTTGATTGAAAGGTATAAAGATTTATGGAAAATTGAGCAATCATTCAGAATAGCCAAAACCGATTTAGAGGCAAGGCCGATTTATCATCGAAAAAAAAGTTCTATTGAATATCACATTCTTATTGTATTCGTAGCACTTTGTATGACCAGAGTAATTGAGATGGA
The genomic region above belongs to bacterium and contains:
- a CDS encoding CopG family antitoxin, with the protein product MKKIPKFKTEEEEARFWDTHSPLDYPREFVDVKEPFEFAPGLLKKAAERREDRKRSLTLRMGQRQIDLAKVIAKYRGLGYQTLMRIWVIEGIRQEIKTHPEIGKLLAVK